The Xiphophorus couchianus chromosome 5, X_couchianus-1.0, whole genome shotgun sequence genome includes a region encoding these proteins:
- the plk1 gene encoding serine/threonine-protein kinase PLK1 — MSAGVAKPAPTSALSDPKSAPLKEIPDILVDPRTTKSYTRGRFLGKGGFAKCYEITDVETKQVFAGKIVPKSLILKQHQREKMTSEIAIHKSLNHPNIVGFHGFFEDDDFVFVVLEICRRRSLLELHKRRKAVTEPEARYYMTQLLKGVHYLHNNRVIHRDLKLGNIFLNDEMEVKIGDFGLATKIEFDGERKKTLCGTPNYIAPEVLCKKGHSYEVDVWSLGCILYTLLVGKPPFETSCLKETYSRIKKNNYVIPWHINPAAASLIKRMLHADPAQRPTITQLQEDEFLTSGYIPLRLPTTCLTVPPRFSIAPSTTAELSQRRPLSALNNKGGSEKMEVKDDAVPKEVEPSENHLKDMLQQLNSIMASKPAEKPFVRQEEAEDPACIPIFWISKWVDYSDKYGLGYQLCDNSVGVLFNDYTRLIMYADGDSLQYIDKLAAESYMSVRSFPTTLNKKITLLKYFRNYMSEHLLKAGANVARREGDELARLPYLSLWFRTKSAIVLHLSNGTVQINFFQDHTKLILCPLMGAVTYIDEKRDFRTYKLSLLEEFGCCRELASRMRYAKLMVEKLLDSKSSSAVH; from the exons ATGAGTGCTGGTGTTGCGAAGCCAGCTCCCACGTCTGCCCTTTCCGATCCGAAGTCGGCGCCTCTGAAAGAGATCCCAGACATCCTGGTTGATCCCCGCACCACGAAGAGCTACACGAGAGGAAGATTTCTGGGGAAGGGGGGCTTCGCCAAATGCTACGAAATCACAGATGTAGAGACGAAGCAGGTTTTCGCTGGGAAAATTGTGCCGAAATCTCTGATCCTGAAGCAGCACCAAAGGGAAAAGATGACGTCTGAAATCGCCATTCACAAGAGCCTTAATCATCCGAACATTGTTGGCTTCCACGGCTTCTTTGAGGACGATGACTTCGTCTTTGTGGTCCTGGAAATCTGCAGGAGAAGG tctttgttgGAGCTGCACAAGCGGCGTAAGGCTGTCACAGAGCCAGAGGCCCGGTACTACATGACCCAGCTGCTGAAGGGAGTCCATTACCTGCACAACAACAGAGTGATTCACAGAGACCTGAAGCTGGGGAACATCTTCCTCAATGACGAGATGGAGGTTAAGATAG gGGACTTTGGTTTGGCTACTAAGATCGAGTTTGACGGCGAACGGAAGAAGACGTTGTGCGGAACGCCCAACTACATAGCGCCTGAAGTTCTCTGTAAAAAAGGCCACAGTTACGAAGTGGACGTCTGGTCACTGGGATGCATACT GTACACTCTGTTGGTGGGTAAGCCCCCGTTTGAAACGTCCTGTCTGAAGGAAACCTACAGTCGCATCAAGAAAAACAACTATGTCATCCCCTGG CACATCAACCCCGCCGCAGCGTCGCTAATCAAGAGGATGCTGCACGCTGATCCTGCTCAGAGGCCCACCATCACTCAGCTGCAAGAGGACGAGTTCCTCACGTCAGGCTACATCCCGCTGCGCCTGCCCACCACATGCCTCACTGTGCCCCCACGCTTCTCCATCGCCCCCTCCACCACTGCAGAGCTCAGCCAGCGACGTCCCCTCTCTGCTTTGAACAACAAGG GTGGGTCAGAGAAGATGGAGGTGAAAGACGATGCTGTGCCAAA AGAGGTTGAGCCATCAGAGAACCACCTGAAAGACATGCTGCAGCAGCTCAACAGCATCATGGCCTCCAAGCCAGCAGAAAAGCCATTCGTCCGGCAAG AGGAAGCAGAGGATCCTGCATGCATTCCCATTTTCTGGATCAGCAAATGGGTCGACTACTCAGACAAATACGGGCTGG GCTACCAGCTGTGTGACAACAGTGTGGGAGTTCTGTTCAACGATTACACTCGTCTCATCATGTACGCCGACGGAGACAGCCTGCAGTACATCGACAAGCTGGCTGCCGAGTCCTACATGAGCGTCCGCTCGTTCCCCACTACGCTCAACAAGAAG attaCGTTGCTCAAGTACTTCCGTAACTACATGAGCGAGCACCTGCTGAAGGCCGGCGCCAACGTGGCGCGGCGGGAAGGGGACGAGCTGGCGCGGCTGCCGTACCTCTCGCTGTGGTTTAGAACAAAGAGCGCCATCGTCCTGCACCTCAGCAACGGCACGGTCCAGATCAACTTCTTCCAG GACCACACTAAACTGATCCTCTGCCCGCTGATGGGTGCCGTGACCTACATTGACGAGAAGCGGGACTTCCGCACCTACAAGCTGTCTCTGCTGGAGGAGTTCGGCTGCTGCAGGGAGCTGGCCAGCCGCATGCGCTACGCCAAGCTCATGGTGGAGAAACTGCTGGACAGCAAGTCCTCCTCTGCTGTACATTAG
- the palb2 gene encoding partner and localizer of BRCA2, whose protein sequence is MDGNIGNILHSEEQLRNTLQCDDKEKLRRKLAHLQREYLKTAQRLKRAECVDALKRHVKNRISLQKDQDKNDPEITSTACVTPSSFTFNTNDATPGSLQCQGAVESSTIRSQQVIRFLLSGDLTSSKTPDLSSDIAGSHRPSTALRLRSRRSRLRWEKRSANAPEGSHNSQRQQALTGNTRPGDEEQTIRDEDVFIESQELFSDPESESPSLLLTHWSTQEHTKAGDKTGNGNQRSQEEIGKKIGPEVDGKCGRPALTTESKGQNAGENSLINNTMGEDGVSHSQARKPVVCEKGNPDGAQMTAIEKHEDSVEIKEKNNRITADENTVSLLDSCTLVEGLPFPVEYYIRTTRHMTLSQTQPDMQAVIMSQLRAGRQRRSRGRSRRSNQGLQRSDRHTQTDSASSTTPSTSVDSLKLSNVNASKDYSQSSSDFSTSAISEAPVSLRGPSVRPPKGTRTGRGRGRPPRQQLLKQGCSLTSGGLQPSLSFAPSTQLLHQAEETNTESMLFQQTPTHSCPAQPSSPVSETPSGFTAEHQEKISPIFLKSSTSRPQQMNTGSSDCQALLLPSSSSSSSSSSQTAQLSLPSLISRLKSLEIQQDFHLPDDQFASLKLHKLRQVAVESAPSHNTRRRSSCRHSAVDLLMPCSFPLSSTSTIRNSLRPNKSERTSPQQTQCTVTNNLTGTRLNEELCNSSIPETNAELSADALNTSTEAVSLVQEFTEGLEAGTENGAALSSTCTSINTDEPQALVDRTPRKENDVQLSDEPEVEQSENEKQPSLEELGLTDGRITQLLSFDFSESKAAEDAPTSCTNDAAANPPVNNPNPQYPAEDFAEPTKADSSDDGAIKSNASQFLFKSPLDAVGCPCTGLPSIYHPSPTPASSPVLPSLGITPNAARLPSDSSPSAPPLCLPPSPSPSTQDLSPLDLCAGASITSLPSNLPPPSLCSQLQDLSEPVGPRDQGDREEPDDCPTPSRIQLQGSAVEVGITTHGPAQKFLLRCTHTLEAPAGGSLVDVCCVSDPSAGVCVAAAGKWAVCLWSQTSECNWSLKHTWTFSEPVINVFPVPDSTGLMFVSLGQLEIRQLRLLSCCSLRQTLILEDIIQAVAGLFNSRVVTSSDSAAGSTLQVFTLSDSTSLLTPQPLVSPGVCVSALAPVEGLPDALIGTDEVGHLFIWNLKSGQLLSRVLLEDSLSNTACLKGYSYCGVLLVLLQHQFLSSLDQEEKKAREKCLLSEARSKPALFSLVGINPLSGRSVLSTWLYPPDGWTGRLCEVDVNRCSVVGLSQSGCVCVWELGEGGTSQMMEAQEDGYWQLARWGHEDTLVIGHQNGDVSLHPYDVRPTKKGAKADAETPPL, encoded by the exons ATGGATGGCAATATTGGTAACATTCTGCACAGTGAGGAACAGCTGAGGAACACGCTGCAATGTGATGACAAGGAAAAG CTTCGTAGAAAACTGGCACATTTACAAAGGGAGTATCTCAAGACAGCCCAGAGACTAAAG CGTGCCGAGTGTGTGGATGCTTTGAAGAGGCATGTGAAAAACAGGATTTCTCTGCAGAAAGACCAAGACAAGAACGATCCAGAGATTACATCTACCGCTTGCGTTACCCCCTCCTCATTTACATTTAACACAAACGATGCAACTCCAGGTTCACTACAGTGTCAAG GTGCAGTAGAATCCAGTACAATCAGGAGTCAACAAGTAATACGATTCTTGCTTTCCGGAGATCTGACTTCCTCCAAAACCCCAGATCTCAGTAGTGACATCGCTGGCAGCCACAGACCCAGCACGGCCTTGCGCCTGCGGTCGAGACGCAGCCGCTTACGCTGGGAAAAGAGGAGTGCCAACGCTCCCGAAGGCTCACACAACAGCCAGCGACAGCAGGCGTTGACAGGAAACACAAGACCTGGAGATGAGGAGCAGACGATCAGAGACGAAGATGTCTTCATTGAAAGTCAGGAGCTGTTTTCTGATCCAGAATCTGAGTCCCCCTCTCTTCTACTCACACATTGGAGCACGCAAGAACACACCAAGGCCGGAGACAAAACAGGAAACGGGAATCAAAGATCCCAGGAAGAAATAGGGAAAAAAATTGGTCCAGAAGTTGATGGAAAATGCGGAAGACCTGCTTTAACAACAGAGAGTAAAGGACAAAATGCTGGagaaaacagtttaataaataatacaatgGGAGAAGATGGTGTCAGTCATAGCCAAGCAAGAAAACCAGTGGTATGTGAAAAGGGCAACCCTGATGGAGCCCAAATGACAGCAATTGAAAAACATGAGGACTCTgtagaaataaaagagaaaaataatcgGATCACAGCAGACGAGAATACTGTAAGTCTCCTAGACTCTTGCACATTAGTGGAAGGACTACCTTTCCCTGTAGAGTACTACATTAGAACCACAAGGCACATGACGCTATCCCAGACCCAGCCAGATATGCAGGCTGTCATAATGTCCCAGCTGAGAGCTGGGAGACAACGCAGGAGTCGAGGCCGCAGCAGGAGGTCAAACCAGGGCCTACAGCGGTCAGACCGGCACACTCAGACGGATTCAGCCTCTTCCACAACTCCGTCCACATCTGTGGACTCTCTAAAGCTATCCAACGTTAACGCTTCCAAAGATTATTCCCAGAGTTCCAGTGACTTTTCTACCTCTGCCATTTCGGAAGCTCCTGTTTCACTTCGGGGCCCCAGCGTTCGTCCACCCAAAGGGACGAGGACAGGCAGAGGCAGGGGAAGACCTCCGAGACAACAGCTTCTTAAACAAGGATGTAGCCTGACCTCAGGAGGACTCCAGCCCTCCCTCAGCTTTGCACCGTCTACCCAGTTACTCCATCAAGCCGAAGAGACAAACACCGAGTCAATGTTATTCCAGCAGACTCCCACTCACAGCTGTCCAGCCCAACCTTCTTCTCCAGTCAGTGAAACTCCATCTGGTTTTACTGCTGAACACCAGGAGAAAATCTCTCCTATCTTTCTgaagagcagcaccagcagaCCCCAACAGATGAACACAG GCTCATCAGACTGTCAGGCTCTTCTcctgccctcctcctcctcctcctcctcttcatcgtcTCAGACAGCTCAGCTTTCTCTTCCCTCTTTGATCAGCCGCCTGAAGAGCCTGGAAATCCAGCAAGATTTTCACCTCCCTGATGATCAGTTTGCCTCCTTGAAGCTGCACAAGCTCCGTCAGGTTGCTGTGGAATCAGCCCCGTCACACAACACACGCAGACGCTCCAGCTGCCGGCACAGCGCCGTCGATCTGCTGATGCCCTGTTCCTTCCCGCTCAGTTCCACATCTACCATCAGAAATTCTCTCCGTCCAAACAAGAGCGAGCGAACATCTCCACAGCAGACACAATGCACGGTTACTAATAATTTGACAGGCACGCGGTTAAATGAAGAGCTTTGTAACTCAAGTATTCCAGAAACGAATGCAGAGCTCAGTGCGGACGCTCTCAACACCTCAACAGAAGCTGTTTCACTGGTGCAAGAGTTTACTGAAGGGCTTGAAGCTGGAACTGAAAACGGGGCAGCCCTCAGCAGTACATGTACATCTATAAACACAGATGAACCACAGGCTCTGGTGGACCGAACACCGCGCAAAGAAAATGATGTGCAACTTTCAGATGAGCCAGAAGTTGAgcaatctgaaaatgaaaagcaacCCTCTTTAGAAGAGCTTGGACTCACAGACGGACGCATCACTCAGTTGctttcctttgatttttctgAAAGTAAAGCAGCAGAGGACGCTCCGACCAGCTGCACTAACGACGCTGCAGCAAACCCACCTGTAAATAACCCAAACCCACAGTATCCTGCAGAAGATTTTGCGGAACCTACTAAAGCAGACTCTTCTGACGATGGAGCGATTAAAAGTAACGCCTCTCAGTTCTTGTTTAAGTCTCCTCTGGATGCAGTGGGATGCCCCTGTACAGGCCTGCCATCCATCTACCATCCGTCACCCACTCCAGCTTCCAGTCCGGTCCTGCCCTCCCTGGGAATCACCCCTAATGCTGCTCGCCTGCCCTCTGACTCCtctccctctgctcctcctctctGCCTGCCTCCGTCTCCCAGCCCGTCCACCCAGGATCTGTCTCCTCTGGATCTTTGTGCTGGTGCATCCATCACCTCCCTCCCTTCCAaccttcctcctccctctctctgcagtcagcttcagGATTTATCAGAGCCTGTAGGTCCAAGAGATCAGGGTGACAGAGAAGAACCTGACGACTGCCCGACTCCATCCAGGATCCAACTGCAAGGCTCGGCTGTGGAAGTGGGAATAACGACGCACGGACCTGCACAGAAGTTCTTACTgaggtgcacacacacactggag GCGCCAGCAGGGGGCTCTTTGGTGGATGTGTGCTGTGTGTCGGACCCATCGGCCGGTGTGTGTGTCGCAGCAGCAGGAAAGTGGGCAGTGTGCCTGTGGAGCCAGACTTCAGAATGTAACTGGAGCCTCAAACACACCTGGACCTTCAGTGAG ccTGTGATAAACGTGTTTCCTGTCCCAGACTCCACCGGCCTCATGTTTGTGTCTCTTGGTCAGCTGGAAATAAGACAGCTGAG ACTGCTGTCCTGTTGCAGCCTCAGGCAGACGCTGATACTTGAGGACATCATCCAGGCGGTGGCTGGCTTATTCAACTCCAGAGTGGTCACGTCCTCCGACTCGGCCGCAGGCTCCACTCTGCAGGTGTTTACCCTGTCAGACAGCACCAG CTTACTGACTCCTCAGCCTCTTGTGTCTCCTGGTGTTTGTGTGAGCGCCCTCGCTCCAGTAGAGGGGCTTCCTGATGCTCTCATCGGTACAGATGAAGTGGGACACCTTTTCATCTG GAATTTAAAGAGTGGCCAGCTGCTGAGCAGAGTGCTGCTTGAAGACAGTCTATCCAACACAGCCTGTCTCAAAGGTTACTCCTACTGT GGAGTGTTGTTGGTCCTGCTGCAACATCAGTTTCTAAGCTCCCTGGACcaagaagagaaaaaggcaaGAGAGAAATGCTTGCTATCAGAGGCGAGATCGAAGCCAGCTCTGTTCTCTTTAGTCGGCATCAACCCTCTGAGTGGAAGATCCGTCTTATCCACTTGGCTGTATCCTCCGGATGGCTGGACTGGCAG GCTTTGTGAAGTGGACGTTAACCGCTGCAGCGTGGTGGGCCTGAGTCAGAGCggctgtgtctgtgtgtgggagCTCGGAGAAGGGGGGACGTCCCAAATGATGGAGGCTCAGGAGGACGGGTACTGGCAACTGGCTCGATGGGGGCACGAGGACACCCTGGTGATCGGGCATCAGAACGGAGACGTCTCTTTGCATCCGTACGACGTGAGGCCGACTAAGAAAGGTGCTAAAGCTGACGCTGAAACTCCACCGTTGTGA